A single window of Actinoallomurus bryophytorum DNA harbors:
- a CDS encoding NAD(P)H-binding protein, translating to MKNTLILGGTGTTGRRIARRLQAGGRPVRTASRTGADIPLDLDDPATWAPALDGVTAAYVLEPRLRTDTDGRSRVPRFVAAAVAAGVRRLVLLSAHGVGAADDSHPLKAAEQAVRGSGVEWTILRPDWFSQNFGETFWLPQVLAGTLSLPTGDGCTPFVDAEDIAEVAASALTEDRHGGQTYQLTGPRAIGFGEAADLIGKATGRAIRHVDVDPEVFTERQVAHGVPVDVARLLTGLHVAIRDGRGAPVSDGVERALGRPPRPFEDYVAETAAAGHWNRPATGASR from the coding sequence GTGAAGAACACTCTCATCCTCGGCGGCACCGGCACGACCGGCCGCCGCATCGCCCGGCGTCTTCAGGCCGGCGGCCGGCCTGTACGGACGGCGTCCCGCACCGGCGCCGACATCCCCCTCGACCTGGACGACCCGGCGACCTGGGCGCCCGCGCTCGACGGAGTCACCGCCGCCTATGTCCTGGAACCCCGCCTGCGGACGGACACCGACGGCCGGTCGCGCGTTCCCAGATTCGTGGCCGCGGCGGTCGCAGCGGGAGTACGGCGGCTGGTCCTGCTGTCGGCCCACGGCGTCGGTGCGGCCGACGACAGTCATCCCCTCAAGGCCGCCGAACAGGCCGTACGCGGCTCCGGTGTCGAATGGACCATCCTGCGACCGGACTGGTTCTCGCAGAACTTCGGTGAGACCTTCTGGCTGCCACAGGTCCTCGCCGGGACCCTGTCCCTGCCCACCGGTGACGGGTGCACGCCGTTCGTCGACGCCGAGGACATCGCCGAGGTCGCCGCGTCGGCGCTGACCGAGGACCGCCATGGCGGCCAGACCTACCAGCTGACCGGCCCGCGGGCGATCGGCTTCGGCGAGGCGGCCGACCTCATCGGCAAGGCCACCGGGCGCGCGATCCGTCACGTCGACGTCGACCCCGAGGTCTTCACCGAGCGCCAGGTCGCCCACGGCGTCCCCGTCGACGTCGCCCGGCTGCTCACCGGCCTCCACGTGGCCATCCGCGACGGCCGGGGCGCCCCGGTCTCTGACGGCGTGGAACGGGCCCTCGGCCGGCCACCCAGGCCATTCGAGGACTACGTCGCCGAGACCGCCGCCGCGGGCCACTGGAACCGGCCGGCGACCGGGGCCTCCCGGTAG
- a CDS encoding AraC family transcriptional regulator yields the protein MDVLSDLLHRARARNAPVRQLIQRPPWSLTFADAPPLTVMATLGGHASIRLDDAAAVRLAAGDIALISTVGRYTIADDPSTPPQVVIRGQRKYVVGGDDEVATERSLAPRTYGDGLPGATIMLRGAYELRGDVGDRLLDMLPPLAIVPAGPRTRAALDLLATEVACDEPGQDAILDRLLDFVLVLALRAWCARPESAPAWYRALADPAIGDALRFLHADPAHRWTVAALAAEVGMSRAAFAARFTGLVGEPPLTYLTGWRMTLAADLLRDTEATIATVARKVGYEDAFAFSVAFKRARGVTPSAWRRQVR from the coding sequence GTGGACGTTCTGAGCGACCTGCTGCACCGGGCCCGCGCCCGAAACGCACCGGTCAGGCAGCTGATCCAGCGACCGCCGTGGTCGCTCACCTTCGCCGACGCTCCTCCGCTGACGGTCATGGCCACGCTCGGCGGCCACGCCTCGATCCGGCTCGACGACGCCGCGGCCGTGCGTCTCGCCGCCGGTGACATCGCCCTCATCAGCACCGTCGGCCGGTACACGATCGCCGACGACCCATCCACCCCACCCCAGGTCGTCATCCGGGGACAGAGGAAATACGTCGTCGGCGGAGACGATGAGGTGGCGACGGAGCGAAGTCTGGCCCCCCGCACGTACGGCGACGGTCTGCCGGGGGCCACGATCATGCTCCGGGGCGCTTACGAACTCCGCGGCGACGTGGGCGACCGCCTGCTGGACATGCTCCCGCCGCTGGCAATCGTGCCCGCCGGGCCGCGGACCCGTGCGGCGCTGGATCTGCTCGCCACCGAGGTCGCCTGTGACGAACCCGGTCAGGACGCCATCCTCGACCGGCTACTGGACTTCGTGCTCGTGCTGGCATTGCGAGCATGGTGCGCCAGGCCGGAGTCGGCGCCCGCCTGGTATCGGGCGCTGGCCGATCCCGCCATCGGCGACGCGCTGCGCTTCCTGCATGCCGATCCCGCCCACCGGTGGACGGTCGCCGCACTGGCCGCCGAGGTCGGCATGTCCCGCGCCGCCTTCGCCGCACGCTTCACCGGGCTGGTCGGCGAGCCTCCGCTCACCTACCTCACCGGCTGGCGGATGACCTTGGCGGCGGACCTGCTCCGCGACACCGAGGCGACCATCGCCACCGTGGCCCGCAAGGTCGGCTACGAGGACGCCTTCGCCTTCAGCGTGGCGTTCAAACGCGCCCGCGGCGTCACCCCCTCGGCCTGGCGCCGGCAGGTGCGCTGA
- the dnaB gene encoding replicative DNA helicase has translation MSSHEREFERTPPHDLAAEQCVLGSMLISQNSVAEVIELLQSRDFYRPAHQTVYDRILDLYGRGDPVDAITIKDELLKRGELSRIGDAPYLHTLVASVPTAANAGYYAKIVEEKAILRRLVEVGTRIAQLGYSTDGADADDLLDRAQAEVYAIADKRTGEDYAPLSDIMPGALDEIEAIGSRGGQMVGVPTGFTDLDALTNGLHPGQMVIIAARPAIGKSTLALDLARAAAIKHQLATVVFSLEMGRNEITMRLLSAEARVALHAMRSGSMNDEDWTRLARRMSEVAEAPLFIDDSPNMSMMEIRAKCRRLKQQHDLRMVIIDYLQLMQSGKRVESRQVEVSEFSRSLKLLAKELEVPVIALSQLNRGPEQRTDKKPMVSDLRESGSIEQDADVVILLHREDAYEKESPRAGEADLIVAKHRNGPTATVTVAFQGHYSRFVDMAH, from the coding sequence ATGTCATCCCACGAGCGCGAGTTCGAGCGCACGCCGCCCCACGACCTGGCGGCCGAGCAGTGCGTGCTCGGCAGCATGCTGATCTCCCAAAACTCCGTCGCCGAGGTCATCGAGCTGCTCCAGAGCCGCGACTTCTACCGGCCGGCACACCAGACCGTCTACGACCGCATCCTCGACCTGTACGGCCGGGGCGACCCGGTCGACGCCATCACCATCAAGGACGAGCTGCTCAAGCGCGGCGAGCTCAGCCGCATCGGCGACGCGCCCTACCTCCACACCCTGGTCGCCTCGGTTCCCACGGCGGCCAACGCCGGTTACTACGCGAAGATCGTCGAGGAGAAGGCCATCCTCCGGCGGCTGGTCGAGGTGGGCACCCGCATCGCCCAGCTCGGCTACAGCACCGACGGCGCCGACGCGGACGACCTGCTCGACCGCGCCCAGGCCGAGGTGTACGCGATCGCCGACAAGCGCACCGGCGAGGACTACGCCCCGCTGAGCGACATCATGCCGGGCGCCCTGGACGAGATCGAGGCCATCGGCAGCCGCGGCGGCCAGATGGTCGGCGTCCCCACCGGCTTCACCGACCTGGACGCCCTGACCAACGGCCTGCACCCCGGCCAGATGGTCATCATCGCGGCCAGGCCCGCCATCGGTAAGTCAACACTTGCACTGGACCTGGCACGGGCGGCGGCGATCAAGCATCAGCTCGCCACGGTGGTCTTCAGCCTCGAAATGGGGCGCAACGAGATCACCATGCGCCTGCTGTCGGCGGAGGCGCGGGTCGCGCTGCACGCGATGCGCTCGGGCTCGATGAACGACGAGGACTGGACCCGCCTGGCCCGCCGGATGAGCGAGGTCGCCGAGGCGCCGCTGTTCATCGACGACTCACCCAACATGTCGATGATGGAGATCAGGGCCAAGTGCCGCCGCCTCAAGCAGCAGCACGACCTGCGCATGGTCATCATCGACTATCTGCAGCTGATGCAGTCCGGTAAGCGCGTCGAAAGCCGCCAGGTCGAGGTCTCGGAGTTCTCCCGGTCGTTGAAGCTCCTCGCCAAGGAGCTGGAGGTCCCGGTCATCGCCCTCTCCCAGCTCAACCGAGGTCCCGAGCAACGCACGGACAAGAAACCGATGGTGTCCGACTTGCGTGAGTCTGGGTCAATTGAGCAAGATGCCGACGTTGTGATCCTGTTGCACCGTGAGGACGCGTACGAGAAGGAGTCCCCGCGCGCGGGTGAGGCGGACCTGATCGTGGCCAAGCACCGTAACGGCCCCACCGCGACGGTCACGGTCGCCTTCCAGGGCCACTACAGCCGCTTCGTCGACATGGCCCACTGA
- a CDS encoding MATE family efflux transporter, translated as MALRHPHDPEILRLALPAFGALVAEPLFLLTDSAIIGHLGTVPLGALGVAGQILSTFVSLCIFLAYTTTASVARQIGAGNVREAVRQGVDGIWLAAVIGVLIIAVGWPLTPALVDAFGASASVAPQAETYLHISLFGVPGMLIVLAGTGVLRGMQDTRTPLYVSVGMFALNGALGALFVLGLGWGIAGSAWGTVLAQTGGAVLYAAAVARGARRHGAPLRPDAKGLRASTSAGFNLMIRTLSLRVVLVIGTAVAARMGDVQIAAHQIASNVWSLLAFALDAIAIAGQAITGRYLGAEDVAGARAATRRMIEWGIASGVVFALLVLAGRPWLPAVFTSDPAVRSQLLAALIVVALLEPIAGVVFVLDGVLIGAGDQAYLAVAGVIQTAAFLPVAWLVHVYGGGLVALWLAIGVWMAARLITLGLRARNDAWLVTGAVRR; from the coding sequence ATGGCACTTCGGCACCCGCACGACCCGGAGATCCTGCGCCTCGCACTCCCGGCGTTCGGGGCGCTCGTGGCCGAGCCGCTGTTCCTGCTGACGGATTCGGCGATCATCGGTCATCTGGGCACGGTCCCCCTCGGCGCGCTCGGCGTCGCCGGTCAGATCCTGTCGACGTTCGTGAGCCTGTGCATCTTCCTCGCGTACACCACCACGGCGTCCGTCGCGCGGCAGATCGGCGCCGGGAACGTACGGGAGGCCGTCCGGCAGGGTGTCGACGGCATCTGGCTCGCCGCGGTCATCGGAGTGCTGATCATCGCGGTGGGCTGGCCGCTCACGCCGGCCCTCGTCGACGCCTTCGGCGCGTCGGCTTCGGTGGCGCCGCAGGCGGAGACCTACCTTCACATCAGCCTCTTCGGCGTACCGGGCATGCTCATCGTGCTGGCCGGCACCGGCGTGCTGCGCGGCATGCAGGACACCCGTACGCCGCTGTACGTCTCTGTCGGCATGTTCGCGCTCAACGGCGCCCTGGGCGCGCTGTTCGTGCTCGGCCTCGGCTGGGGCATCGCCGGTTCCGCCTGGGGGACCGTGCTCGCGCAGACGGGCGGAGCGGTCCTGTACGCCGCCGCGGTCGCGCGCGGCGCCCGGCGTCACGGCGCGCCGCTGCGGCCGGACGCCAAGGGGCTGCGGGCATCGACGAGCGCCGGCTTCAACCTGATGATCCGCACGCTGAGCCTGCGGGTCGTCCTGGTCATCGGCACGGCCGTGGCGGCGCGCATGGGCGACGTCCAGATCGCCGCCCACCAGATCGCCTCGAACGTCTGGTCGCTGCTGGCCTTCGCGCTGGATGCCATCGCGATCGCCGGGCAGGCCATCACCGGCCGCTACCTCGGCGCCGAGGACGTGGCGGGCGCCCGGGCGGCCACCCGGCGGATGATCGAGTGGGGGATCGCGTCCGGCGTGGTGTTCGCCCTGCTCGTCCTGGCCGGCCGGCCGTGGCTGCCGGCGGTGTTCACCTCCGACCCGGCGGTACGTTCGCAGCTGCTGGCCGCCCTCATCGTGGTGGCGCTGCTCGAACCCATCGCGGGTGTGGTGTTCGTGCTGGACGGCGTTCTGATCGGCGCCGGTGACCAGGCGTACCTCGCGGTGGCGGGTGTCATCCAGACGGCGGCGTTCCTGCCCGTCGCCTGGCTCGTGCACGTCTACGGCGGCGGGCTGGTCGCCCTCTGGCTCGCGATCGGGGTGTGGATGGCCGCCCGCCTGATCACGCTCGGCCTGCGCGCGCGCAACGACGCGTGGCTGGTTACCGGGGCCGTACGGCGCTGA
- a CDS encoding TetR/AcrR family transcriptional regulator C-terminal domain-containing protein, whose protein sequence is MALDRETVLDTALRLIDEVGLDGLSLRRLAKELGVQAPALYWHFASKQDLLDHLAAAAVERADRGSSGRPEPGQSWDEWLAEGMRIRRRTMLAHRDGARLAAGNRPTADSLPRIERTLSVLVEAGFDPQDAVRAIIVLGHYVSGFALDEQADPEREDDAPPALDPGELPLLAAGGAVALDRDTLFEYGLQRMLDGMRAQLSAVRPR, encoded by the coding sequence ATGGCCCTCGATCGCGAGACCGTGCTGGACACCGCCCTGCGCCTCATCGACGAGGTCGGGCTCGACGGCCTGTCGCTACGACGGCTGGCCAAGGAGCTCGGCGTCCAGGCGCCGGCCCTGTACTGGCACTTCGCCAGCAAACAGGACCTTCTCGACCACCTCGCCGCCGCCGCCGTCGAACGCGCCGACCGCGGCTCCAGCGGGCGTCCCGAGCCCGGCCAGTCCTGGGACGAGTGGCTCGCCGAGGGGATGCGGATACGCCGCCGCACGATGCTGGCCCACCGCGACGGCGCGCGGCTCGCCGCCGGCAACCGGCCCACCGCCGACAGCCTGCCGCGCATCGAGCGCACCCTGAGCGTGCTGGTCGAGGCGGGGTTCGACCCCCAGGACGCGGTACGCGCCATCATCGTCCTCGGGCACTACGTGAGCGGCTTCGCCCTGGACGAGCAGGCCGACCCCGAACGCGAGGACGACGCGCCACCCGCCCTTGATCCCGGCGAGCTCCCCCTTCTCGCCGCCGGCGGAGCGGTCGCACTCGACCGCGACACCCTGTTCGAGTACGGCCTGCAGAGGATGCTCGACGGTATGCGCGCCCAGCTCAGCGCCGTACGGCCCCGGTAA
- a CDS encoding FAD-dependent monooxygenase, translating to MKYDVVISGGGPIGLFLACELRAHGVSTVVLERRSGIDPTLKAGGVSGRGADILTRRGIVDLLGPLPTIADLMGDRKPGGEGPRAGAARGSLPTGHFAGLWILRGGSSSSTALIFAQQQRVEEVLEKRAVELGVDVRRGHTVVGLDQDDSGVTVAVEGPRGPYDLHTEWLVGCDGGRSAVRKMAGFAFPGLDGVITGRQALADFDDPDFFPMGWHRTEHGLIARGPMPKRVFTVEFDGPPADRDAPITREEIQESVRRVTGTSVTITGMHSVTRFTDNTRQASTYRLGRVLLAGDAAHVHPPFGGQGLNLGLSDAVNLGWKLAASVHGWAPEGLLDTYSTERHPVAERVLHNTRAQVALMQPGPWVDALRDIFTALAETPEANRLLSDLMGALDVRYEASGDHPLAGQYCPDFTLKTSLGETRVKDLSRGGRGLLLDLADREDVRDAVRPWADRIEAVTGATETPSDAADAVLVRPDGYVAWAGEDVGGLREAVRRWFGEAPAAP from the coding sequence ATGAAGTACGACGTGGTCATCTCGGGAGGGGGCCCGATCGGGCTGTTCCTCGCCTGCGAGCTGCGGGCGCACGGGGTCAGTACGGTCGTGCTGGAGCGCCGGTCCGGGATCGACCCGACGCTCAAGGCCGGCGGGGTGAGCGGCCGGGGCGCGGACATCCTCACTCGGAGGGGCATCGTCGATCTCCTCGGCCCGCTGCCGACGATCGCCGACCTCATGGGCGACCGAAAGCCCGGTGGCGAAGGTCCGCGAGCAGGCGCCGCACGGGGCTCTCTGCCCACGGGGCACTTCGCGGGGCTCTGGATCCTGCGCGGCGGATCGTCCTCGTCCACCGCGCTGATCTTCGCTCAGCAGCAGCGGGTCGAGGAGGTCCTGGAGAAGCGCGCGGTCGAGCTCGGCGTCGACGTACGCCGCGGTCACACCGTCGTCGGGCTGGACCAGGACGACTCCGGCGTCACGGTCGCGGTCGAGGGACCGCGAGGGCCGTACGACCTGCATACGGAATGGCTGGTCGGCTGCGATGGAGGGCGCAGCGCCGTGCGCAAGATGGCGGGCTTCGCCTTCCCGGGCCTGGACGGAGTGATCACCGGGCGCCAGGCTCTCGCCGACTTCGATGACCCGGACTTCTTCCCGATGGGCTGGCACCGGACCGAACACGGCCTGATCGCCCGTGGCCCGATGCCGAAGCGCGTCTTCACGGTGGAGTTCGACGGACCACCGGCCGACCGTGACGCGCCCATCACCCGCGAAGAGATCCAGGAGTCGGTACGGCGCGTGACCGGCACCTCCGTCACCATCACCGGCATGCACTCGGTGACCCGCTTCACCGACAACACCCGGCAGGCGTCGACGTACCGGCTCGGCCGGGTGCTGCTGGCCGGCGACGCGGCGCACGTCCACCCCCCGTTCGGCGGCCAGGGCCTCAACCTCGGACTGAGCGACGCGGTCAACCTGGGCTGGAAGCTCGCCGCGTCCGTACACGGCTGGGCGCCCGAGGGTCTCCTGGACACCTACTCGACCGAGCGCCATCCGGTCGCGGAGCGCGTGCTGCACAACACACGGGCGCAGGTGGCGCTGATGCAGCCGGGCCCCTGGGTGGACGCGTTGCGCGACATCTTCACCGCACTCGCCGAGACCCCGGAGGCCAATCGGCTGCTCTCGGACCTGATGGGGGCGCTCGACGTCCGCTATGAGGCGAGCGGCGACCATCCGCTGGCCGGGCAGTACTGTCCCGACTTCACGCTGAAGACCTCTCTCGGGGAGACGCGGGTGAAGGACCTGTCGCGCGGCGGACGGGGACTGCTGCTCGACCTGGCCGACCGCGAGGACGTGCGCGACGCCGTACGGCCGTGGGCGGACCGGATCGAGGCCGTCACCGGCGCCACCGAGACGCCGTCCGATGCCGCCGACGCCGTCCTCGTACGGCCGGACGGTTACGTCGCGTGGGCCGGTGAGGATGTCGGTGGCCTGCGAGAGGCTGTACGGCGGTGGTTCGGCGAGGCGCCTGCCGCCCCATGA
- a CDS encoding peptidoglycan recognition protein family protein — MIGIGAEGILRRNLLRTAIGVAAADVMLAGGAMRANADDVPKIYTRKDWGAVSPKRPPRLLDRPPDHIIVHHTASPNTSETSRAHAFGLSRQIQRFHMQTRGWDDIGEQLTISRGGLIMEGRAGSLQAVARNGLVIGAQSLHHNQHTLGIENEGTYIKDDVPAKLWRSLVEVCAWLCVAHDLDPATAIVGHRDYNSTDCPGDVLYRRLPRLRKQVAHVIGRETGDPDGGDDPPSDTTRRSLLSHRRHRTAGH; from the coding sequence GTGATCGGGATCGGCGCCGAGGGGATACTCCGCCGGAATCTGCTGCGTACGGCGATCGGGGTCGCCGCCGCGGACGTGATGCTTGCCGGAGGTGCGATGCGGGCCAATGCTGACGACGTGCCGAAGATATACACGCGCAAGGACTGGGGAGCGGTCTCGCCCAAACGGCCGCCGCGGTTGCTCGACCGGCCACCCGATCACATCATCGTCCACCACACCGCGTCACCCAACACGAGTGAGACGTCGCGGGCGCACGCGTTCGGGCTGTCGCGGCAGATTCAGCGGTTTCACATGCAGACCCGCGGCTGGGACGACATCGGGGAGCAGCTGACGATCAGCCGGGGCGGGCTCATCATGGAGGGACGGGCGGGCAGCCTGCAGGCCGTCGCGCGCAACGGACTCGTGATCGGTGCACAGTCGCTGCACCACAACCAGCACACTCTCGGGATCGAGAACGAAGGCACCTACATCAAGGATGACGTGCCGGCCAAGCTCTGGAGGTCACTGGTCGAGGTCTGCGCCTGGCTGTGCGTCGCGCATGATCTCGATCCGGCCACCGCGATCGTCGGCCACCGCGACTACAACAGCACCGACTGCCCCGGCGACGTGCTGTACCGGCGGCTCCCCCGCCTCCGCAAGCAGGTCGCCCATGTCATCGGCCGGGAGACCGGCGATCCGGACGGCGGCGATGATCCGCCGTCGGACACCACCCGGCGTTCTTTGCTGTCGCATCGCCGTCACCGGACCGCCGGGCACTAG
- a CDS encoding choice-of-anchor D domain-containing protein: protein MSEETVRVRLGRQIKDSDALRLRTLPLAVLASVVGTVMASAFGTGRTGALLSAAMGPLITALFTTSGRGRTRSFGIALVTLLAVALTVTGFTVPELIRGGKSLIADRSGTFVPTEESGTSTPPSTPPSTPPSPPPTTPVPQTGPAIATSPAVITCSDTAVGGTGTCPSLDVRSVGTTDLQVTSVEIEGGSDGEFRATADCPAPLPPNGSCSVSVEFHPASAGPRQAVLVLHQNLPGPANRITLQGTGGGSPAPITPAPAAPDSDSGNQP from the coding sequence ATGTCAGAGGAGACCGTACGGGTACGCCTCGGACGGCAGATCAAGGACTCCGACGCCCTGCGGCTCCGTACGCTGCCGCTCGCCGTCCTCGCGTCCGTCGTCGGCACCGTGATGGCCTCGGCGTTCGGGACCGGCCGTACGGGCGCGCTGCTCAGCGCGGCCATGGGTCCGCTGATCACCGCGCTGTTCACCACCAGCGGCAGGGGCAGGACGCGGTCGTTCGGCATCGCGCTGGTCACACTCCTGGCCGTCGCGCTGACCGTGACCGGCTTCACCGTGCCCGAGCTCATCCGGGGCGGCAAGTCCCTGATCGCCGACCGCTCCGGCACCTTCGTGCCCACCGAGGAGAGTGGCACGTCGACCCCGCCGTCCACCCCGCCGTCCACCCCGCCGTCGCCTCCGCCGACGACACCGGTGCCGCAGACGGGCCCGGCGATCGCGACCTCCCCGGCCGTGATCACGTGCTCCGACACCGCGGTCGGCGGCACCGGAACCTGCCCGTCCCTCGACGTACGCAGTGTCGGGACGACGGACCTGCAGGTCACGAGTGTGGAGATCGAGGGTGGGTCGGACGGGGAGTTCCGCGCGACGGCGGACTGTCCGGCGCCACTCCCGCCGAACGGCTCGTGCTCGGTCTCGGTGGAGTTCCACCCGGCGTCCGCGGGCCCGAGACAGGCCGTCCTGGTCCTGCACCAGAACCTGCCCGGACCTGCCAACCGCATCACGCTCCAGGGCACCGGAGGCGGCTCACCCGCGCCCATCACGCCCGCACCCGCCGCGCCGGACAGCGACTCCGGCAACCAGCCCTGA